One Polaribacter sp. KT25b DNA segment encodes these proteins:
- a CDS encoding PPK2 family polyphosphate kinase: MMSLDKYKVIEAISLKDSSTKVVVKDAKKDLKKSRKKLSKLQDAMYAEGKYSALICLQGMDTSGKDSLIREVFKDVNARGVVVHSFKVPTELELKHDFLWRHYIALPAKGKMGVFNRTHYENVLVTRVHPAYVFGENIPTVNSLDDLNDEFYHNRMDRINDFENHLAKNGTIILKFFLNLSKEEQKNRLLRRLELPDKNWKFSADDLKERKLWDKYQFCYEDLLNRTSKENAPWFVIPADDKDSARIILAKILVKELEKYNFKEPTLSDKLVAQLDDFKAQLNKE, translated from the coding sequence ATGATGAGTTTAGACAAATATAAAGTTATTGAAGCTATTTCACTTAAAGATTCTTCTACAAAAGTAGTTGTGAAAGACGCAAAAAAAGACCTTAAAAAAAGTAGAAAAAAGTTAAGCAAATTACAAGATGCAATGTATGCAGAAGGTAAATATAGTGCGCTAATTTGTTTGCAAGGCATGGATACTTCTGGTAAAGATAGCTTAATTAGAGAGGTTTTTAAAGATGTAAATGCACGTGGAGTTGTAGTTCATAGTTTTAAAGTACCAACGGAATTAGAGCTAAAACACGATTTTTTGTGGAGACATTATATTGCGTTGCCGGCAAAAGGAAAAATGGGCGTTTTTAACAGAACACATTATGAAAACGTGTTGGTTACAAGAGTGCATCCAGCATATGTTTTTGGAGAAAATATACCAACTGTAAATAGTTTAGACGATTTAAATGATGAATTTTATCATAATAGAATGGATAGAATTAATGATTTTGAAAATCATTTGGCTAAAAACGGAACGATCATTTTAAAATTCTTTTTAAATTTATCAAAAGAAGAGCAAAAAAATAGATTGTTAAGAAGATTAGAACTTCCTGATAAAAATTGGAAATTTTCTGCGGATGACTTGAAAGAACGAAAATTGTGGGATAAATATCAATTTTGTTATGAAGATTTATTGAATAGAACATCCAAAGAAAATGCTCCTTGGTTTGTAATTCCTGCGGATGATAAAGATTCTGCAAGAATTATTTTAGCTAAAATTTTAGTAAAAGAATTAGAGAAATATAATTTTAAAGAACCAACTTTGTCTGATAAATTAGTAGCACAATTAGACGATTTTAAAGCACAATTGAATAAAGAATAA
- a CDS encoding SGNH/GDSL hydrolase family protein, protein MNFKYYLGVIISIPLLPFMYFQGKNIRKKVPKLPEAKEPKGFVNGGFNKTINILSIGESTIAGVGIDFHKTGFTGTLANTLSTELKSNINWRVYARSGYTVKQVCEKIIPKIKETSTDIIVVGMGGNDAFTLNSPKKWISDINNLIDLLQHKYPNTPIFFTNMPPIKEFPAFTKTIKFVIGNLVEILGKELKNSIQHKENVFYYDEIITLKDWSKKHSLSNSDSTIYFSDGVHPSKLTYQIWGKEIGEFILKKYPKSF, encoded by the coding sequence ATGAACTTTAAATATTATTTAGGTGTAATTATTTCCATTCCGCTTTTACCTTTCATGTATTTTCAAGGTAAAAATATCAGAAAAAAAGTACCAAAACTTCCTGAAGCTAAAGAACCAAAAGGTTTTGTAAATGGTGGTTTTAATAAAACCATAAATATTCTTTCTATTGGTGAAAGTACTATTGCTGGAGTTGGTATTGATTTTCATAAAACCGGATTTACAGGAACTTTAGCAAATACACTTTCTACTGAATTAAAAAGCAATATAAATTGGCGCGTTTATGCAAGAAGTGGTTACACAGTAAAACAAGTTTGTGAAAAAATTATTCCTAAAATTAAAGAAACTTCTACAGACATTATAGTTGTTGGAATGGGTGGAAATGATGCATTTACATTAAACTCTCCAAAAAAATGGATTTCTGATATCAATAATTTAATTGATTTATTGCAGCATAAATATCCGAATACGCCTATATTTTTCACAAACATGCCACCAATAAAAGAGTTTCCTGCTTTTACAAAAACTATAAAATTTGTGATTGGAAATCTCGTAGAAATATTAGGCAAAGAGTTGAAGAATAGCATCCAACATAAAGAAAATGTATTTTATTATGATGAAATTATTACCCTAAAAGATTGGAGTAAAAAACATTCTTTATCTAACAGTGATTCTACAATTTATTTTAGTGATGGTGTTCATCCATCAAAATTAACATATCAAATTTGGGGAAAAGAAATAGGCGAATTTATATTGAAAAAATATCCGAAGTCTTTTTAA